The sequence below is a genomic window from Dermacentor albipictus isolate Rhodes 1998 colony chromosome 2, USDA_Dalb.pri_finalv2, whole genome shotgun sequence.
GGCAGGCAAGCAACCTTATGCTGTGTGAGAAGACCACAAGACGCAACGAATCTACCGTCTGTGGGAGCTTTTCAACATGTTTATTCTGTTGAACAGGAGGCTAGCCAGCTCACATGGGTGAGTGGTTCGGCAGAAAGGTTGTGCTTCCCTAGAAGAAGACTTATTCGGCTGGGTGATGGCTACACTTTGCTGTGGGACACGTAAGAAGTACTGACACTTCGGCTGCAGTTTTGCAGCTGTGATTACATATTCCGACAGCGCTGAAATAAGTGTGCTCGGATGGTCGGCTTCAGGAACAATTACTTGAAAGAAGTTGGTTttgacagtggcttgtagcattAGTCTCTGCAATTAATGCTGATTACAGTAGGAGATACAAGTTAGCACTGTACGCTTCTTGACGTTCATGCTGCTCCATATTATTTTATGATATGGACACTGAAATACGATTTTGCTCTCCATGGCGCCACTTGCTTTCAGTAAATAGCgagcttgttttctttttattgttataTGGAGCTTTTGCCTGCAGCTTCCCAAGTCTTTTGGAGGTCAACTTGGTATCAATTATCAGCGCATGGATGACCTTAGAGCACTTGCGTCACCTTTCAGCCCGCTACCGCCAAACATCTCAGCGACATATCGCTTTGGTTTCAATAGTTGCTAGTTTATCCGCGGCTTTGTAGCCGTCATAAACTTATTCTAATGAAAATGTTGTGTCCAATTCCTTGGAAACCTTGTCGAACAATGCGAAATGTGGAAAATGAAGACTCAGTGCCTATCAGCCGTTAGAAATATTTTCATTATTTCCATCACCATAATAAAGATAATCATATCGCGCCTATTTCTTGTCTGCTCTAAACTCAATCATGACCTCGCCCAGCCATCTCCTATTACCCTTGCGTGACGTCAGCGAACCCTGCCCTTCTATATGTAAGTATTGTACAGAACTTTTATTTAGGGTCTTTATGGAATATAATACGCAACGCAAATTCTAATGATGCCCCTGGCAGAGGCAATTTCGTTCAAGCTTGCGTCCTTTTATTACCTTTTTGAATTCAGTAGTGACGCTGTGTCAACCTAGACGCGCTCTTTTATATTGCTGCACTGAATTGAAGCTCCCAGAACAAGGTTTTCTGCTTTGAGGTAAGTTAGTAGAGGTAGTAAGTAGAATTTGAGGGCTTTGCACGCATTACAATGACTATGCTATTCCTACGCACGTAACCTGGAAAATCTCTAGGAGAATGGGGACCCTCAAGTTGATAAAGTTCCGACGTTACTCCTAAAATGCCCTTCCAAACCCACAACGAGAGAACTTTTGAATGACGACATCGGGGGAGGTGACGACGCCTTTCCTTCGTGTGTGATGGTGCCAGCTGTGCGAATGACCGCCTTCACGGTTGTGTTATTCTTCTTTTTGCTACACACAAGGAAGACAGCAAACTGAACCATGACGAAGAAGTTGATCCCACCGAGCATCCTGTAGAAGTTGTCGTATGAACCTCCCGAATCCCGGAAGAAACCTGCAGCACCAAATACATTCATAAATACCAAATTATAGGCGGATGTTAAACACGTAACGGTGTGACGAAACACTTGAAAGGGCATTTTTCTAGAAAAATATCACGTGCTTCATAGCATTGCTCAGCTACGTCTTGTCTTGGTGGCCATGGTCATTACAAGGTGCCCTAATCACCTGAATGGCAAAGGTTTTTGGTACTTCGATTGTGAACATGCGGCATCACGTACAAACACGGAAAAAAACACTCCATTGGCCGGAATGGTGTGTAGAATATAGGTGCGATTATTCTAGGATCCCAATTGCAGAGTTAGTTCCGATATCTACTTTCTCGTCCTCCTGAAATACGGCTGAAAACCAGTGCTCTTCTCTTTGTTCTTGTATTTTAGTACTTCTTTGACTGGTATAGGTCTGGTCTACTACGAGCAGAAACGCTAAGCCTGGCTTTGCAAGCATAAAAGAACTATGCTATGCAATAAaacgcagttcttttttttacttctacaGTGAGATTTGTCCTGTAATGAATAATATAATATACATGAGCTAGATGTATGAAGAAATGGCAGCGTGTGAGTGGACCCCACACGGCACACAGCCTAATGTGAGCGCGTTCTAAGTGATATAAGCGTGTTGTCAAAAGCTTAACCAGAAAATGTTAGCTTTCTCCGTCAATCGCAATTGCATTCCCTCGAATGCCAAAACCAAAGAGTCGTCGTTGTACTTACCAATGATCGTTGGGTTCGCCAGAGATAAGGGGATTATCGCCAGCCCGCTGATGCCCCAACAAGCTGCCGTCCTTTCAGGGCCAACTTGATCGGCTATAACTACGCACTTGACGCACCTGATGAAGCCCATTGCCATGCCATGTATCGGCAGAAGAACGGAAAGGCTCGGGATATCCATCACGTGAGGCAGCACCACCAGAGAGACGGAGGAAAGTGCGAAAGTGACCACATAGAAAAGTGAACGGCTATGCCCCACGCAGTCGGCTAGCAGAGGTAATAGGCCACTCCCGAGAAACTGTCCTAAAAACCACAGAGTGACTAAGTGTTCGCTGTTTTTGATGCTCATTGACTTATCCTCAGCGTATTCCACGGCCGTGGCGAGGAACACCATTTCGGTGTAATCTCCGACTAAAGATCCTAAGAGTAAAACGTAAAACGCTGGTTCTTTAAACAGTGAAAGAGCAATTTTCAAGGAGAAGCTTTGGCTTGGCACAACCATTCGATTTCGTGCAGTGTTCAATTTCAGTCCCAAATTTGGTAGCGAAGTTTTGTGGTCTGCTTTTAAAGGGTACAAGTTTTCACTTCGAGTATTGCAGGACTTGCTCAAAGAGTCCTTCGCACTAGAGCCTTGAAACATTGCAGCCTCCAATGATAATTTTGCGTCTGCACTAGTAACTTCAGGTGAGAGTACTTTTTGCCCTGTAATAGAATTATTATTTACAGCCCCAAAGGCAAGCTGCTGGTCCGCACTGCCTTGTACAGCCGAGAAATCCCACTGCTGTCCTGACTTTAAAAAGGCGGCTTTGTTTGAACCAGAGATCACAGGAGTAACAATGATGTTGGCGTCAAAGGCTAGTAACTTCTTTCGTCGGAAGCAAGTAAGCCGTATCCGGCGTGGCTCGTTCATAAGCATGGCGAGTGGTACAGCGTGCATGAGTATCCCGCCGAATATGACCAACGCTCCTGTGAGGCCGTAACTCTCCTCGAGGCACGACAGCACGGATTGTCCCACCATGCCAGCTGCTCCTTGGGAGGCACTGATGAAGGACTGCGCTGTAGCCCGGTACTTGTCGAAGTACAGCATTGTGTAGATTGAAACGGCTGCCACGAATAGCTTGACTGCGAAACCTGACAATAAGATAGTCGAGTATACATTAGTACAATGTCTTCGTGCTCGATTTTTCCCCATACGTGTTTTTCTCCCACCTAATAGGTCAGTATACGGCTGAAAGGCGAATTTCTAATGGCCTTTCTAAAGCCTACGTTCTGACAAGGCAATTCCTTTTGAGCAGGGCGAGAAGTGGCTTGCTTTTTAGGATTTCTATGAGTCCGGATCACCCATCTTCACGAATAAGAGATTATATCGACCTTAGGGCTATTGTTTGGGCCACAAGTCTCTCCGCAGTATCCTGTATATTAGAGTATGTGCAACATGAAATTTAACGAGCGTAATTAACTCATGCGTTTTGATAGAGAAAGGACGAAACTTACTGGCGTAAGAGAACACACAGCACATTAAACATTCACAGTTCTCTAGCGTAAATAACAATATGTTGCACAATGTGTCAACCTGAAAAATGCTGGCGTAAATATTAGCGATAATTTTTCATAACAGAAATATATCCAACAAAGACATGGTATACAACATAATTTTGAGATAGATAAGTCATTAGAAAAAAAAGGCATGCTTGTACAGTTAGGCAATGTTCGAGACGCAATAAGAAAAAGCGAACCTTCTCACGATTCCTTTTGGTTCAGAAAAACAGGCGAAATAGATAGAAGTGCACCGCGTCTTTGGAGCATGACGCATTGCGCACTTATCAATGGTGTTTTCTCCAAGATGAACTAATGAGAACGTTCGCTCTCTCTAGATATATGCCTTGAATATCACGGTGTCTATAGGTGCAGACGCAACTGGGTTATATTTCTTCGCAGTAGTGACAAGGTCAAAATCATAAATATAGAGCTGAATACAAACACAATCTTCTGGTAACCACAAGCAACGTCCTAAGTTACATTACTTAGAAGAATCATATAAAATATTGTTTTAAAACGTTCACTACAATGGCTGACAAGTTTGATGTTTCACGCTTTATTAGCGCTACTATTTTGTTGTCTTTACCATGGCGAAGGACACTCAAGCCAACAATGTCAAGCGCATATACATACAACAAATATTGTGGTTCTTTTCATAACGTACCGTATCATCTATAAGAAGATCATATCCATAATCAAACCAATTATGTAATTGCGACTTGTCCCGTGGGACTCAAGAAATCATGCTGATGGTCCGAACTCGCAAGGTATCCCCTTGTTTTATCTTAAAATTTTAAAACGTACGCTCAATAATTTGTGCACCTTTTCATACATAGGTGCAACTCGTACGCACTACGTGGGTGTCAACCACTCCGAATGACTTTCGATTCAAAGGCCTGTGATTGGGGAAGAAAGGCCATGTTTACGAGATCATTAAGAGTAAACAGGAAATTTGGTGGGTTAGGCTACTTGATCCCCGTGCAACTGGAGCGTATCAAGGTGTGCGAGGCGCATCCGCTAGCAGTGCATTGTTGCATGTAGATTTTGACTCGTATCTACAGCACATTCTTCTGAACGTATGCCTGGTTTATATTTTACATTGCAACGACATTCCAAGTGATTCTCGCAGACAGAACAGCTCCTCCTATTTGTACTGATTGCTGGAACAAGCACACATCATTTCCGCATTAAGTCGCAATATTCACTTGACTAATCCAGAAAATTTAAGTAACTCTATACTTATCGAACTCAGGGCAATATCAATAGCCATGTGCCCTCAACATGCGTTCTTATCCTAGAAGTACTTTATTAATGCCGGTCTCCAAAGGCTACTTATAAAGCCGagtagttattttttttttgtgtgcaccAAAGCACAAAGAAGGCTTCTGTAAAGCAGCAGCTAAGAACAAATGAAGTTCGTAGTGCGTGTTATCGACACTGATCTTATCGCTTAAGGATTTCGGCTAAGCAGACAATATCACTGCACTAATACTCGGTTTCAGTTTCGAAATTGCAGAACGTAAACTGATCAGTAAACAATTCAAATATAATAGTTGAAACGTATTCGCTTAGATAACCAAACATCGCGATGTGTTGTGCAAGTAGTGCTCTCCTCTTCAAATATTGGCAATCAAGCAGCTTAGTTGGGAGTTATACTCGACGCGAATTTATACGTTGAACATATTACTAACACAAAGCATCATGTACATAAATGATGATTTTTGTAGTTACCCGCCGTAGGTGATTAGTGGTTTCGACGTTGCTCTGCTACGCAGGAGGTGGtcggatcaaatcctggccgtggcGACGGCATTTTGATGGGGCGAAGTGCAAACACGTCGGTGCCCCACCTATCGGGGACACTTtcgagaaccccaggtggccgaaactAATCCGGAGACCCACACTACGActtgcctcacaatcagatcataGTAATACTTCGGAATTTATTCTTTTGTTGCGCAACAATTCAGAAAAGGAAAAGCCATTGATAGCAAAAATATAAGACAGAAAGACAGGTGCTACTCTCACAAGTGTTTATTCTGATACAAACCAAGCTTGATATATGCAATGAAAACGCTCGATAACTGGGGGCGGGGAAGCGCAATAGACGACTTCAACGGCAAGAACTTATCAGTAGCATTTCGGCATCATATATAGAAATAGGGTATGGGTAACAATAAGCTGTACTATGATGCCAATGTTAAAATATAATAACAATTCCCGCGCAGTTTTATCTGTGATTTTGGCCCGGATCTTCAGATCGCAGAACTGCGGTTCAGAAAGTCAAGAtagctgccgtggttgctcactggctatggtgttaggctgctgaacacgaggtcatgggatccaAAGGTGAAAacactcgcgtacttagatttaggtgcacgttaaagaagcccaggtagtctaaatttccagagtcctctactacggcatgcctcataatcagaaaatggttttggcacgtaaaaccccacaatttttagAAAGGCAAGATCGGCAATGCACCAAAAGATGCGCACCCAAATACTTCATTAAACTATCATTTGGCGGCAGATGCGGCGGCCACTCTGCCCGATATAGGTTCTACCACAGCTTATTTAAACTTGATACACTACCCCAGCGGAACGCTGCACGCGAAATGTCAAATAACTTACACCCTTGAACGTAAGTgagtgtaaatgtgtctataactcacacctgCACTCGCTTTCGACGTGAAAGCTTCAAATGTTCCACTGAGCAAAAAAGCCGGTGGCGCCCACCATGGCCGAACCACACCTACGTTCTCATTGGCTGCGAAGCCATGTCACGAGGGGACGTAGCCTGCTCGTTACGCTCGCTCGTGCTTGCATGCTCGGGCCTTGTCGGAGCACATCGGGTCTCACAGAACACCTGCTGTAACGCCAGCGCACGAACtgttggggccctataacgtaaaactattccaatatgtttctattccaatcttctgacgtcaaatttgcgtaaccaccaacgcaagcaccaggcggtcacccgcagggttgtctgaaaagaccaatcaaacgctctcctcgttcataggagatcacttttgtttgcttgaaaaacgaataacattgcctacactgagcggcttgtcgtatctaattggctgacaagaggccaggagaacgctcaagcggagagggattcgatggggccgagccactgcactgaaagtcgataaccggatgaagagggtggtgccggcgtctacgattggccggctttcccttacttaccttgcggtggctggtcgaaaatcgcggcggcgtgcaacggaagctcaagaatgacgctaaagcggaccctcagcaaagaagagttggcagaatgagggggtaaatgtgccaaaagtgctcgaaaacgttacacggccacgcaagaagttttattatacgcaaatacacccatgctctccggcagatgcgagtagccagcgtctgagcgatcggcggcagccatcttttattcctttcggaacggggcagcctacggttattccgaagaaaattcagttttgttcggcatattaatgcatctttatcgcgtacacgtcactttgacgcggtgagttcttgcggtttcgtgacgtcgcgtgacaggcaggtgaagtgggtgcagcccgaaaactttttaccaatagctgaggactaatggcgaaaaggggtcgaatcagaagtaactgtttttcttttttctgtcaaatcatgcataatcagtgtgtgcacttcatatcagatggggaggtatcgcggttttcgtgacgtcgcgtgtcagacaggtgaagtgggggtggtcgaaaaaagtttttgaccaatcgtggagggctgat
It includes:
- the LOC135908250 gene encoding monocarboxylate transporter 9-like isoform X2 — its product is MMGNKEAAKSMDCTPVSFRRPTLAIAFLQLRYTLSHIALMAAVLTSTAVIASAFAPNVVWMSIVFGGFYGFAVKLFVAAVSIYTMLYFDKYRATAQSFISASQGAAGMVGQSVLSCLEESYGLTGALVIFGGILMHAVPLAMLMNEPRRIRLTCFRRKKLLAFDANIIVTPVISGSNKAAFLKSGQQWDFSAVQGSADQQLAFGAVNNNSITGQKVLSPEVTSADAKLSLEAAMFQGSSAKDSLSKSCNTRSENLYPLKADHKTSLPNLGLKLNTARNRMVVPSQSFSLKIALSLFKEPAFYVLLLGSLVGDYTEMVFLATAVEYAEDKSMSIKNSEHLVTLWFLGQFLGSGLLPLLADCVGHSRSLFYVVTFALSSVSLVVLPHVMDIPSLSVLLPIHGMAMGFIRCVKCVVIADQVGPERTAACWGISGLAIIPLSLANPTIIGFFRDSGGSYDNFYRMLGGINFFVMVQFAVFLVCSKKKNNTTVKAVIRTAGTITHEGKASSPPPMSSFKSSLVVGLEGHFRSNVGTLST
- the LOC135908250 gene encoding monocarboxylate transporter 9-like isoform X1, with protein sequence MMGNKEAAKSMDCTPVSFRRPNLDNAWCVPLLASISTFLLTMPFTCFGLLFVIIVEKFGTTREETSWIESVFIMCSNLSALAIAFLQLRYTLSHIALMAAVLTSTAVIASAFAPNVVWMSIVFGGFYGFAVKLFVAAVSIYTMLYFDKYRATAQSFISASQGAAGMVGQSVLSCLEESYGLTGALVIFGGILMHAVPLAMLMNEPRRIRLTCFRRKKLLAFDANIIVTPVISGSNKAAFLKSGQQWDFSAVQGSADQQLAFGAVNNNSITGQKVLSPEVTSADAKLSLEAAMFQGSSAKDSLSKSCNTRSENLYPLKADHKTSLPNLGLKLNTARNRMVVPSQSFSLKIALSLFKEPAFYVLLLGSLVGDYTEMVFLATAVEYAEDKSMSIKNSEHLVTLWFLGQFLGSGLLPLLADCVGHSRSLFYVVTFALSSVSLVVLPHVMDIPSLSVLLPIHGMAMGFIRCVKCVVIADQVGPERTAACWGISGLAIIPLSLANPTIIGFFRDSGGSYDNFYRMLGGINFFVMVQFAVFLVCSKKKNNTTVKAVIRTAGTITHEGKASSPPPMSSFKSSLVVGLEGHFRSNVGTLST